In Thauera sp. JM12B12, one DNA window encodes the following:
- the nqrE gene encoding NADH:ubiquinone reductase (Na(+)-transporting) subunit E, producing MEHFLSLFVRAVFIENMALAFFLGMCTFIAISKKVETAIGLGIAVVVVQTITMPANNLIYTWLLRDGALAWAGLPDVDLSFLGLLSYIGVIAAIVQILEMLLDKYVPSLYNALGVFLPLITVNCAIMGGTLFMVERDYNFSESVVYGLGSGFSWALAIALLAGIREKLKYSDVPEGLQGLGITFITIGLMSLGFMSFSGVQL from the coding sequence ATGGAACACTTTCTGAGCCTGTTCGTGCGGGCCGTGTTCATCGAGAACATGGCGCTCGCCTTCTTCCTCGGCATGTGCACCTTCATCGCCATCTCGAAGAAGGTCGAGACCGCGATCGGCCTGGGCATCGCGGTGGTGGTCGTGCAGACCATCACCATGCCGGCCAACAACCTCATCTACACCTGGCTGCTGCGCGACGGCGCGCTGGCGTGGGCGGGGCTGCCGGACGTCGACCTGTCCTTCCTCGGGCTGCTGTCCTACATCGGCGTGATCGCGGCGATCGTGCAGATCCTCGAGATGCTGCTCGACAAGTACGTGCCCAGCCTCTACAACGCGCTCGGCGTGTTCCTGCCGCTGATCACGGTGAACTGCGCGATCATGGGCGGCACGCTGTTCATGGTCGAGCGCGACTACAACTTCTCGGAGAGCGTGGTCTATGGCCTGGGCTCGGGTTTCTCGTGGGCCCTGGCGATCGCGCTGCTCGCCGGCATCCGCGAGAAGCTCAAGTACAGCGACGTGCCCGAGGGCCTGCAGGGCCTTGGCATCACCTTCATCACCATCGGCCTGATGTCGCTGGGCTTCATGTCCTTCTCGGGCGTGCAGCTTTAA